The DNA window GCCGTGAGAAGGTTTTTCTTTTACGCCTTAATATCTGGCTTACTTATTTTACAGGTTAATGACTCGGTTATGCTAAAGTCAATCAATTCTGCTTTATCAAGaggtaaatgataataattttttgcTTCCCCGTCAGGAAAATGAAAGGAGAAATGACTACATGGAGATGAGAGAGGGTCTCGATTTAACCAACGTAAGTTTCAAAGAATTCGTGATTGCAAGAAGGGATACAAAGAAGCTTCCTTGGTATACCCGCCATTTTGTATTTTGGGTGGCATCTTTACTCCTGCTTTCGTGGCCTCTTCGCTTAGTAATAGAGTACAACACCGCCTACATACATTATCAGGTATGGAACTCTGATTAAATGTGCGGGTTTTCAAGAGCTTCCATCGAAGAGACTTATTTGAAATACAATTATTACCTTGTTGCGTCTGAACATTGATCCGATTtggataattatatttatattgtaaaatgtGAACAACAGAAGCATAAAGGCACTGATATACGTTATCTTCATTTCCCCATAGGTTACAAAGTTGTTTGGTGTAAACTACACGACTCCAGTTAGTGGCGGACGTGCTTCTAGGGGCTCGGCTGCGACCGACAGCCACGACCTCGAGATGACGATTGCCAACAACTGCACGCTCGTGCCATCCTACAGCGAAGCCCTTCTCATGGACGCCGGCTCAACGCCGCCGGCAATACTAACGCCCTCCGTTGATGCCAACGGAAACATCCAGAATGGCGGTGCCAACCTACTGACCGAGGCATCCTCGTGCAGCGTAGGCTCAGAACTTACTCCAGGTTCGCCTGTCGGCGCCGCTACATCGCGAACCTCTCTGCATAATGGATACTTGTTATACCACCCTTCTCCTCTCGTACCCTATACACCCATAGACCCCTTCCAAGGGCGCGGTTGCACAACGCCCACGGAAGCACCGCCAAACTACGATGACGCTCTGAGGGTCTCTGCTCCTCTCCTGGGTTCCATGTCCCCCTCTCCGCTTCGCCGATCTCATACCGAAAGGGATATTCCCTCGACGCCTCGCCTGGCGCTTCCAAGGCACTCGTGCCACTACGACCTTGAGACACAGCTATGACCGACCGTGATCGTTACGAACGTGTCTAGAATGGCGTCATATCGACTGTGTATCTACTCAGAATTTTTGGAAGTGTATTCGAAGCACTTTTTGGCTGTAATTTGGATTTTGTGTCTTTGAGATGTGATCTTGAAGGCTGCAAAGTTTGTTGGTAAATTTGATGGATACGTAACCAATTTTAATACGAAGCGATCAATTTTTAAAACTTGAGAATAGCAGTTTGTTGAATTTTGAAATGTTACCATCATGACTTCCACCTTTCCCGAAGCCCTTTAATAACTCGTATGGAGTCATGACGATCACGCTCTTAGGAGTTGCATTCAAGAGACTATAAGAACATTTTGTATATCATAAACAAGGGACAAGTGACCTTCAGATTGGAAGTCTGTGAGGTTTTTGTAGGTGTACATTAAGCAATTCATGTCCATGAAGTTAGTTGGAGGATTTAACATGTGTCATCAAATAGCTTAACATAATTCTACTTTAATTAGATACTAACGAAAACAACCGAATATTTCTATACGGTATAGCGTCGCAACAAAACTTAAATGTAATTCATTGTACGAAGACCTTATATCTTGATAATGCAGGGAATAAATTCTAGCATGAAATAAAACTTAAACtcgtaaataaataatgaaaatgaaaaaaaaaataactaaaggaCTGACATTATATAGTCAAATTTGAATACCTGTAAATCGTGGTCTAACACATCACGAACATCCATTCTTAAAGCCCACAGAGATGGAAGGGCAAAGGGAGGGTAAGGGCTGTACCATCATTGACTGTCATGGTGGAAAACATATGAAGAAACGCTTACGATACTTAGATTTAGTGCTAGTTGAGGTTTTTAtctgcaagagaaaaaaaaaattcttgaagatattattgtagattttagaaggacGTTTGTTGTAGTAGTGATTGTTACTTTGTTATACAATTTCTTAAACACCAAATGCACAACATTTCCAGCACAACAATCGCGGTTGTTATTACAGAAGGCATATTCTTTTTATACATGTCAAGTAAAATTTTCATCTCATTCAAATTGGTTGTTTACAAATTATAAAcattctttaccattattattctttattcatgTTAACATCATTTAATAAACTTAGCCTGGCAGTAAGATAGAGTTATGTTACTAACATATTATGCCGCTGCTGAAGACAACAAGCTCTATAAAACATCACATGATCACATATTAAGGTTAATTAGCATTGTTTATGCTTTATCTCAATGTGCCTGATAACCACAATATATAATTTTAAGGCTTGTATTCACCTACTGAAGTCAGTTTATGTTCTAATGTAATGAGCTCATATTTTGTCCTAAATAAGATTTACAATTCCTTGCTTGAATATATACATCCTATGCTCCATGCACATTATGTATCGTCTATTATTTATGTGACCAAACAGCTGTCTTCAGTTCACACATTCGTATCAATCTTTTCTTTAATTACTGATTCTTCAAAGCTTGAGAAAAACAGAGCTCAGACCGAGTTTATGACAGTCAGAGACCATACGACAACAGTTAACCTAACAGCGATTATAATGGCTTTTGACAGTCAAGGCGCTCACGTCAGTTATTATAAAGCTTTTGAGAGGCAAGGAGCTTAGGCCAGCCTTGAATCTTATGTCTGTCGTATGTATAACCTAAGATGTCATAAAGCTCATGTATGCCATAAAGTGATTACAAGAGTCATGGGTCACTGAAAGGGGTTTCATAACCACCATTTTCCTTCGTGAGGAGAGTGATATCTGAAgtaaatcataaagaaaaaaaaatcatcataattttAAAAATCCCCAACAGTACTTTTTTGACGGCTGTAACCTTTACGGCATTGTTACTTCCCCTTCGGAATCCAGAACAAACCCCATTTTTAAGCTTAGATATTTAATCAAAACATAGGCGCTTTCCTTTGCTGATTACATATGCTTCCATGGCAGGATTTTATGTCATCTTATATGGTGCTGTGTATATACAATACAAAGCTTTACGAacatatatataggatatttttgTTTAGGTTCATACATCGATTGGTATAACATGTACAGAATGTGAGGACATGTTCTCCTCAGGTCTAAATAGCCGTTAGGATTGTCAtcagatatatgtaaaaaaaaaaataaatgctgttCATATTTGTTGAATATTATCCGTTTAACAGAGCAAATGTTTGTTCATGGTGTCAGGTTGGATATAAATAAAATCTGACATACGATGATCTTACTAGTAATTATGACAAGTGATCATTGCGCTAAATGGACCATTCATTGCGGACACTAATTTAAAGTGAGTGAGGGATGCAACTCGACTCTTCAGATACGAGAGATACAAAAACCTTTTTTGAACCTAAACCGCAGAAGCCATTTTATCGAACTAGTAATCAAGTAATTAAGACTACCAAACAAAAAGCATTGCAGACATCATaccataccgtgtatatatatatatatatatatatatatatatatatatatatatatatatatatatatatatatatatatatatatatacacagatatatatatacatatatatatatgatatatatatatatacagatatatatatacatatatatatatgatatatatatatacagatatatatatatatatatatatatatatatatatatatatatatacagatatatatatatatatatatatatatatatatacagatatatatatatttatatatactatatatatatatatatatatatatatatatatatatatctgtatatatatatacatatatacatatatatatatatatatatatatatatatatatactgtgtatgtatatgtgtatatatatactgtatatatatatatatatatatatatatatatatatatatatatatatatatatatatactgtgtatgtatatgtgtatatatatactgtgtatatatatatatatatatatatatatatatatattatatatatatacacacatgaatgatAAGAACCTCTCGTACTACAATATATGAATGAGAGTAAACCAAATCCATAATATCAGGCATAAATAATATTTGCTAAGACCATGTGAACATTTTGGATACAAATGCATGGTGATTTGACTGTCTTCAAAGACAGCTGCGCTGTTGTACAAATTTTGCAAAGAAATGCTGTTATATGTCTGTGAATTGTGAATGACAGTGTGAGGCAGCTTTAAATGCTTCTGTGACTTGTGGGAATAAAATATAATACTATTTTACTCGTATTTTCACTTGCCAGGAAATTAGCTTAAGGCTAATAATGGACAAAAGGTAAAGTAATCAAAAGGCATTTAGTTCTCAGTTCATGTAGATATGAGCCAAACGTTGTTCTCTTAAGTATGTTAGTTCCAAAGTATTAGCAATCCATAAAAACACAATTTATACTGAACTCATATTCTGCATCATTTTCCGAGAAAAGGATAATAAAGTCTACAATTTTCTTCATTGAAAAAGAGAGCCAGTGTTcggataaaaataaaatctatacctTCAAGATTCAAAAATTTTCCAATCTTACCAAAGAATTTTGTAAATTTTGTCTTATACTTTAATCAACCACCTAACACGATTTGATTCTTCCAAATTGACCTGACACGACATTCCCCaggttacttgttttttttttttttctacagattgTCAACATATGATAAAATTCAAAGAATTACATAAGCGTCTCATTGAATACAGTAGTCAACAGTAAAGgttctaataagagagagagactcgtaaacAACTCAATGATCCTCTTTAGAGTTGACCTTTAATTGCGGCTGGTCTGCATTATATAACCTTTCATTGACATCTGGAGTCAGTTACATCAGCAACGGTATTTCAAGAGAAAATAGCGGTAAAAATCGCACACCAAGTTCCGATAGTTAACCTTCAACCATAAAGATAACGAAAaaccatatttattttcagttcgactataaacgtctctctctctctctctctctctctctctctctctctctctctctctctctctctctctctctctctatatatatatatatatatatatatatatagagagagagagagagagagagagagagagactctcttctctctctctctctctctctctctctctctctctctctctctctctctctctctctctctctctctctctctctctctatatatatatatatatatatatatatatatatatagagagagagagagagagagagagagagagagagagagagagagagagagagagagagagagagagagagagagaccttttgagTTTACATCATTTCCAAAAACTTGACAGTTCTCTACAGTATGCATTAAGAGAACAATACATAGATTCCACAAAACCATGATGTATTgcaataactaaataactaaaaaaacaGAGCCTAACGAATATCTGAGATGGATGTAGGTTCTTCGAAAGGATTATCTGATCCAGAAATGATTATGAGAAGGTTACGTCCGAACTTGCTGTCATAAGCGCATACCTCTGTCACTTTATCCTTACGTACAAGTAACTGATATGATTATCGACGAGTTGACCTTTGGCATCTAAACGTCAAACTTGATAACTTGATTACTTAAGGAATGCCGTCGTAACATCTCCAGATAAATAGGATGCAATAAAAATGACATCAGTTAGGAAATACTTGTCTTCAATAACAGACGAGATATTTTCCATATCAACTTTCAAGCAGTTTCTCTAAAGTATTAgttgtataaaaaaaatgtataattaattgccCAACTTCTGTTTCTCATAAAAACACTATAAC is part of the Palaemon carinicauda isolate YSFRI2023 chromosome 15, ASM3689809v2, whole genome shotgun sequence genome and encodes:
- the LOC137654558 gene encoding transmembrane protein 151B-like, which gives rise to MSPTPVDEDASEEQRPERQSVCETLRHGANWKCFILTLLIIACLAAITWCRFTQVTKIIVNFDNFPITKTRHLSPCEEGYLYIPIAFLAMLYLVYLVECFHCPTRAQLTHTTPATQVLAMIESMKSALPVIWWKAVCYYYARRSRHITRYRNGDAYTSTQVFYERVNTYAAGTCFTFYNCGVKDISKRLVDLSKYSYTKIRFSKGFAFANLETANEFEEQRARFFQENERRNDYMEMREGLDLTNVSFKEFVIARRDTKKLPWYTRHFVFWVASLLLLSWPLRLVIEYNTAYIHYQVTKLFGVNYTTPVSGGRASRGSAATDSHDLEMTIANNCTLVPSYSEALLMDAGSTPPAILTPSVDANGNIQNGGANLLTEASSCSVGSELTPGSPVGAATSRTSLHNGYLLYHPSPLVPYTPIDPFQGRGCTTPTEAPPNYDDALRVSAPLLGSMSPSPLRRSHTERDIPSTPRLALPRHSCHYDLETQL